In Leptospira harrisiae, one genomic interval encodes:
- a CDS encoding SDR family oxidoreductase codes for MDIDSLLQDLKTLLDSPKELVTISEEKRLELMILCGKISRPDRNEVRKRNRTVRVEKKQTIKIQEKQKTALTGIRRARESAVFKAPLQISNSAGWSWDKAEELTNPKPCYICKTPFNKLHFFYDSMCPNCAALNYSKRFQTADLRGTVAVITGSRLKIGYQSTLLLLRSGARVIATTRFPNDSAIRFAKETDFHLWKDRLQVFGLDLRHTPSVEIFCKFLENHLERLDILINNAAQTVRRPPGFYSHLLETEKLSFSELPQETQKLLSFYQHCKQELDSYRSDSEMKDTATALAVSWNHKTPGVGIRSSAALSQIPYSHDNSNELEAVFPEGQLDADLQQVDLRKTNSWRLKLGEINTSEMLEVQLVNAVAPFVLCNRLVGIMRKDNTGKKHIINVSAMEGKFHRFKKEDRHPHTNMAKAALNMMTHTSAEDFAKDGIFMNAVDTGWVTDEDPIELAKRKQDLHDFQPPLDIVDGAARVVDPLFDGVNTGKHWIGKFLKDYFPIDW; via the coding sequence ATGGACATCGATTCCTTGTTACAGGACTTAAAGACTCTTTTGGATTCACCCAAGGAACTTGTAACCATCTCAGAAGAAAAACGATTAGAGCTCATGATCCTCTGTGGGAAGATATCTCGCCCAGACCGGAATGAAGTCAGAAAAAGAAATAGAACTGTCCGTGTCGAAAAAAAACAAACCATAAAAATTCAAGAAAAACAAAAAACTGCTCTAACGGGAATTAGACGGGCCAGAGAATCCGCAGTATTCAAAGCTCCTTTACAAATTTCTAATTCTGCTGGATGGTCCTGGGATAAGGCAGAGGAATTAACAAATCCAAAACCTTGTTATATTTGCAAAACTCCATTTAATAAACTTCATTTTTTTTATGATTCCATGTGTCCGAATTGTGCAGCACTCAATTATTCCAAAAGGTTTCAAACAGCAGACCTACGTGGAACCGTGGCCGTTATCACTGGATCTCGCTTAAAAATTGGTTACCAATCAACCTTACTCTTGTTACGTTCCGGCGCAAGAGTGATTGCAACGACAAGATTTCCAAATGATTCAGCCATTCGTTTTGCCAAAGAAACTGATTTTCATTTATGGAAAGATAGATTACAAGTTTTTGGACTCGACTTACGGCACACTCCGAGTGTAGAAATTTTTTGTAAATTTTTAGAAAATCATTTAGAACGATTAGACATTTTAATTAACAACGCAGCACAAACGGTAAGGCGACCTCCAGGTTTTTATTCCCACCTACTAGAAACTGAAAAGTTATCTTTTTCTGAATTGCCCCAAGAAACACAAAAATTGCTTAGTTTTTACCAACATTGCAAACAGGAGTTAGATTCTTATCGCTCTGATTCTGAAATGAAAGACACTGCCACCGCCCTTGCTGTCAGTTGGAATCACAAAACACCTGGTGTTGGAATTCGTTCTTCAGCAGCTCTGTCCCAAATTCCTTATTCCCATGACAATTCAAACGAATTAGAGGCAGTATTTCCAGAAGGTCAGTTAGATGCGGATTTACAACAAGTTGATCTTCGCAAAACAAATAGTTGGAGATTAAAACTTGGAGAAATTAATACTTCTGAAATGTTAGAAGTACAGTTAGTGAATGCAGTAGCACCATTCGTACTTTGTAATCGCCTAGTTGGGATTATGCGAAAAGACAATACAGGAAAAAAACATATTATCAATGTTTCTGCTATGGAGGGAAAATTTCATCGATTTAAAAAAGAAGACCGTCACCCACACACGAATATGGCAAAAGCAGCACTTAATATGATGACTCATACATCCGCAGAAGATTTTGCAAAAGACGGAATCTTTATGAATGCCGTGGACACAGGTTGGGTGACTGACGAAGATCCCATCGAACTTGCAAAAAGGAAACAAGACCTACATGATTTCCAACCTCCTCTCGATATAGTGGACGGAGCCGCAAGAGTCGTTGATCCCCTTTTTGACGGCGTCAATACAGGGAAACATTGGATCGGTAAATTTTTAAAAGACTACTTCCCTATTGACTGGTAG
- a CDS encoding methyl-accepting chemotaxis protein — protein sequence MEESYSNLGMRKLKDLIESFGDRSKEIGSVASSIQQVAKQTNLLALNASIEAARAGEHGRGFEIVANEVTKLSYQTSEATKKISEILSRINIENQSANVDVIEMEKQSIVEYAELWTSNIAKELESKFYIMATSLYGLKFLIQSLVHANIGMKREHLLLILQEYLIQNEQQLAYAICCEPNVIDMMDGEYKNKEGHDSQGRFVPYCHRHTGRISIEPLQGFDTPGENEWYTVPRDLGEDVMMEPYDYPIEGKTVKMTSLMTNLFLHSKFAGILGADFSLEQLQSELSPKKLFGIGKTSLITYNSNYASHPEIDFLGTPAEQLNDEAKRAIQRGESFTFIDKSNIARILKPVRIGQSKRPWSILVEFNLLSVLKK from the coding sequence ATGGAAGAGAGTTACTCTAATTTAGGGATGAGGAAACTAAAAGATCTGATCGAATCATTTGGAGATAGATCTAAAGAAATAGGTTCCGTCGCTTCTTCAATCCAACAGGTTGCAAAACAAACCAACTTACTAGCGCTCAATGCTTCCATCGAAGCAGCACGAGCAGGAGAACATGGACGTGGATTTGAAATTGTAGCGAACGAAGTTACAAAACTTTCATATCAAACGTCAGAAGCTACTAAAAAAATTTCTGAAATTTTATCTCGCATAAATATTGAAAACCAATCTGCCAATGTAGATGTGATTGAAATGGAAAAACAATCCATTGTAGAATACGCTGAACTTTGGACGAGTAATATTGCCAAAGAACTAGAATCTAAATTTTATATCATGGCTACTTCACTCTATGGTTTGAAATTTTTAATTCAAAGTTTAGTACACGCAAATATAGGAATGAAAAGAGAACATTTACTTCTCATTTTGCAAGAATACTTAATTCAAAATGAACAACAACTCGCATATGCTATCTGTTGTGAACCAAACGTGATAGATATGATGGATGGAGAATACAAAAACAAAGAAGGTCATGATTCCCAAGGTAGGTTTGTTCCCTATTGCCATAGACATACAGGTAGAATATCAATCGAACCTTTACAAGGTTTTGACACACCAGGAGAAAACGAATGGTATACCGTCCCACGTGATTTAGGGGAAGATGTGATGATGGAACCATATGATTATCCAATCGAAGGCAAAACTGTAAAGATGACAAGTCTTATGACTAATCTTTTTCTACATTCAAAATTTGCTGGTATCTTGGGTGCTGACTTTTCACTAGAACAATTACAATCAGAGCTATCTCCTAAAAAACTTTTTGGCATTGGAAAAACATCTCTCATTACGTATAACAGCAATTATGCTTCACATCCTGAAATTGATTTTTTAGGAACGCCAGCAGAACAACTTAACGATGAGGCCAAAAGAGCAATCCAAAGAGGGGAAAGTTTCACCTTTATTGACAAATCCAACATAGCAAGAATTTTGAAGCCGGTCAGAATTGGACAAAGTAAACGACCATGGAGTATACTCGTAGAGTTCAATTTACTTTCCGTTCTTAAAAAGTAA
- a CDS encoding ABC transporter ATP-binding protein, with protein sequence MIETFLRILKTSRIAFDLAYKSSPFLTLIISALTITNGLFPSLLVWIGKLIIDSILISQTESTHWFDLLQSETVQLVYLEATLTILFFGAQKLYNISYTLLRIRLGQEVNERILSKAIRLELTHFENSETYDKMTQARTEASSKPLSMVTRFFTIAQSLVTIVSFFGLLVKLSPLASFILVIAAIPSFIAETKFSNHSFRLFRWKAKETREQVYLETLMAREDNAKEILLFNLGKEFLNRYKNNFQRIYTEDKKLTIYKGIFSFFLGLLSQFAFYGSYIWIVCLALLHKITLGEMTMYLVIFRQGQSTFSNALSAFGGIYEDHLYIENLMEFLDLPILKQYGNYQGNHKKQGIVFDSVSFQYPGSKNPSLSNVSFELKPEEKLAIVGENGSGKTTLIKLLTRLYSPTSGKIYLDGINLEDWEEEALRKRFGVIFQNFVQYQFKVGENIGMGDVQKNQSEAEWIPAAKLGMAHEFVTNLEQGYETRLGKWFKDGRELSGGQWQKVALSRAFMRSSADILILDEPTSAIDAEAEMKVFEHFREHTQGKTVILISHRFSTVRMADQILVLEHGKKTEWGSHEELLINKGKYEKLFRLQQAGYQ encoded by the coding sequence ATGATTGAAACGTTTCTGAGGATCTTAAAAACTTCGCGAATTGCCTTTGATTTAGCCTACAAAAGTTCCCCATTTTTGACTTTAATCATTTCCGCCTTAACCATTACCAATGGACTTTTTCCTTCCTTACTTGTTTGGATCGGAAAATTGATTATCGATTCAATTTTAATCTCACAAACTGAATCAACTCATTGGTTCGATTTGTTACAATCCGAAACCGTTCAATTGGTCTATTTAGAAGCAACACTTACTATTTTGTTTTTTGGCGCACAAAAATTATATAATATCTCGTATACACTACTTCGAATTCGATTGGGACAAGAGGTAAACGAAAGAATTTTATCAAAAGCAATTCGTTTAGAACTCACTCATTTTGAAAATTCAGAAACTTATGATAAAATGACACAAGCGAGGACAGAGGCTTCGTCAAAACCTCTATCAATGGTTACAAGATTTTTTACAATTGCTCAGTCCTTAGTTACAATTGTGAGTTTTTTTGGTTTACTTGTAAAACTCTCGCCACTTGCATCATTTATTTTAGTAATTGCAGCCATACCTTCGTTTATTGCAGAAACAAAATTCTCAAATCATAGCTTTAGACTATTTCGATGGAAAGCAAAAGAAACTAGAGAACAAGTATATTTGGAAACTTTAATGGCAAGAGAAGATAATGCCAAAGAAATTTTGCTTTTTAACTTAGGAAAAGAATTCTTAAATCGATATAAAAACAATTTCCAAAGAATTTATACAGAAGATAAAAAGCTAACAATCTATAAAGGGATATTTAGTTTTTTCCTCGGGTTACTCAGCCAATTTGCATTTTATGGTTCATATATCTGGATTGTATGTTTAGCCTTGTTACACAAAATTACATTAGGTGAGATGACAATGTATCTTGTCATCTTTAGACAAGGCCAAAGTACTTTCTCCAATGCCCTCTCTGCATTCGGCGGAATTTACGAAGACCATCTATATATCGAAAATCTAATGGAATTTTTGGACTTACCTATTCTAAAACAATATGGAAACTATCAAGGGAACCATAAAAAACAAGGCATTGTATTTGATTCAGTTTCATTTCAATATCCTGGCTCCAAAAATCCTTCGTTATCCAATGTTAGTTTTGAATTAAAACCAGAGGAAAAACTTGCCATCGTAGGTGAAAATGGATCAGGCAAAACAACACTTATCAAACTTCTGACTCGTTTATATTCGCCTACATCAGGAAAAATCTATTTAGATGGAATTAATTTAGAAGATTGGGAAGAAGAAGCATTACGAAAAAGGTTTGGCGTTATCTTTCAAAACTTTGTGCAATATCAGTTCAAAGTTGGTGAGAACATTGGAATGGGTGACGTACAAAAAAATCAATCTGAAGCAGAATGGATTCCAGCTGCAAAACTAGGAATGGCCCACGAATTTGTTACAAATTTAGAACAAGGATATGAAACGAGACTTGGTAAATGGTTTAAAGACGGACGTGAATTGTCAGGTGGGCAATGGCAAAAAGTGGCACTTTCTCGCGCTTTTATGCGGTCTAGCGCAGATATATTAATTTTAGATGAACCCACTTCTGCAATTGATGCAGAAGCTGAAATGAAAGTTTTTGAACATTTCAGAGAACATACACAAGGAAAAACGGTGATTCTAATTTCACATCGATTTTCGACAGTACGAATGGCCGATCAAATTTTAGTTTTGGAACATGGTAAAAAAACTGAATGGGGAAGCCATGAAGAACTCCTCATCAATAAAGGAAAATACGAAAAACTATTTCGATTACAACAGGCTGGATATCAATAG
- a CDS encoding alkyl sulfatase dimerization domain-containing protein, protein MKIKSLILCFCFISLIHCNSTKLKVLENDSKHIHLEEFNKEFEKKIYEVTPGVYSAVGYGIANSILLIGKDGLIIIDTLDELKASKEVLEDFRKISTLPIKAIIYTHSHPDHIFGSGSFVTGGIPDVYAHESLLPTVQKLASETTPIIGTRSARMFGNYLEKSDLVNVGIGPYQGYSADTKLDFVPPTKTFRDTLNVEVAGIQLKLIHAPGETDDQIYIYHPEKNILFVGDNFYKAFPNLYTIRGTWFRSLKHWYESLDIIRNIKPEHIVPSHGKPISGKSTIYEIITDYRDAVQFVHDQSLRGINAGYHPDDLVQLIKLPEHLQKSPYLKEIYGKVSWSVRSAFNGNLGWFSGDSAELQPLNRKVYADLIVDLAGGKENLIKYTKSKLQKEDYQTALTLSGYLLRHDSKLTDAISVRIEALEKLGALESNANAKHYYLTEALELRNQFIAKIKVRPSPELLRQYPVKVILSSFVTNLDPKLSFDTDEKVGFIFFDTKESYTIHLRRGVAEVIPGLLTDAKLIVELDSQDWKEMLTKLKSPATTLLKFRFKKGNLLSFTQFLKKFSPKEQILTMKVPTSQ, encoded by the coding sequence ATGAAAATTAAATCCCTCATCCTATGTTTTTGTTTCATCTCATTAATTCATTGTAACTCTACGAAATTAAAAGTATTGGAAAATGATTCCAAACATATTCATTTGGAGGAGTTTAACAAAGAGTTTGAAAAAAAAATTTATGAGGTAACACCTGGAGTTTACTCTGCTGTTGGTTATGGGATTGCCAACTCAATCTTACTTATTGGTAAAGATGGTCTCATCATCATTGATACGTTAGATGAATTAAAGGCATCTAAAGAAGTTTTAGAAGATTTTAGAAAGATTTCCACTTTACCAATTAAAGCAATCATTTACACGCATAGCCATCCGGATCATATTTTTGGTTCTGGGTCATTTGTTACAGGTGGAATACCTGATGTTTATGCCCATGAGAGTTTACTCCCTACCGTACAGAAATTAGCAAGTGAAACTACTCCGATCATTGGAACAAGAAGTGCTCGTATGTTTGGTAATTATTTGGAAAAAAGTGATTTAGTGAATGTTGGAATTGGACCCTACCAAGGCTACAGTGCAGATACCAAATTAGATTTTGTTCCTCCTACAAAAACTTTTCGTGACACACTCAACGTTGAAGTTGCCGGGATACAACTGAAACTGATTCATGCACCGGGTGAAACCGATGATCAAATTTATATTTACCATCCTGAAAAAAATATACTGTTTGTAGGTGATAATTTTTATAAAGCTTTCCCAAATTTGTATACAATCCGAGGAACTTGGTTCCGTAGTTTAAAACATTGGTATGAATCACTTGATATCATTCGAAATATAAAACCAGAACATATAGTGCCTAGTCATGGAAAACCAATCTCTGGAAAGTCAACGATTTATGAAATAATAACAGATTATCGAGATGCCGTACAATTTGTACATGACCAGTCTTTACGCGGAATCAATGCAGGTTACCATCCAGATGATTTGGTACAATTAATTAAACTTCCGGAACACCTTCAAAAATCACCTTATTTAAAGGAAATCTACGGAAAAGTTTCGTGGTCTGTTCGTTCTGCATTTAACGGAAATTTGGGTTGGTTCAGTGGTGACTCGGCCGAATTGCAACCGTTAAACAGAAAGGTTTATGCCGATTTGATTGTGGATTTGGCAGGAGGAAAAGAAAACTTAATCAAATACACAAAAAGTAAACTCCAAAAGGAGGATTACCAAACCGCATTAACACTTTCCGGTTATTTACTTCGTCACGATTCCAAATTAACAGATGCGATATCTGTCAGAATCGAAGCACTTGAAAAATTAGGTGCATTAGAATCCAATGCCAATGCAAAACACTATTATCTTACAGAAGCCTTGGAGTTACGAAATCAGTTTATCGCTAAAATTAAGGTAAGGCCGAGTCCTGAGTTGTTAAGACAATATCCTGTAAAAGTGATTCTAAGTAGTTTTGTGACGAATTTAGATCCAAAATTGAGTTTCGATACGGATGAAAAAGTAGGATTTATTTTTTTTGATACGAAAGAATCGTATACCATCCATTTGCGAAGAGGAGTCGCAGAAGTCATTCCTGGATTACTGACAGATGCGAAATTGATTGTGGAACTTGATTCACAAGATTGGAAGGAAATGTTAACCAAATTGAAATCGCCTGCCACAACACTTCTTAAGTTTCGATTTAAAAAAGGAAACTTGTTATCTTTTACCCAGTTTTTAAAAAAGTTTTCACCGAAGGAACAGATACTAACTATGAAAGTTCCTACCAGTCAATAG